Proteins from a genomic interval of Cupriavidus sp. WKF15:
- a CDS encoding glycosyltransferase family 4 protein: MRILHLVLAPRLSGAEVLARDLAIAQQEEGEVVGLASLLPAHADFAALRVDLDRAGVPCHFPARPTRAPGRLWHLLGALRRFRPDVVFAHATIPAFYARALPWPAPVVYVMHSAVNDFERPLFRFAERMLSRRARAVVAVAQSNIRDYRAAVGSHPALMLIPNGVDTRRFAASATKAVNGTDSPLVVQLGRYAAVKNQLHTVRAFAQMLPMVPGARLALYGVIEDPSYHAAVQALVDALGLGAQVSVNGPRGDIPQLLALASAFAMPSASEAHSIAFLEALATGVPVVASAIPAFRFSGGFPAVQLLDTGDIAAYANALARAVAQPRAARPLDGLTLQDTVRHYRAIARTVTGLA; encoded by the coding sequence ATGCGGATACTCCATCTTGTGCTGGCGCCGCGGCTGTCGGGCGCTGAAGTCCTGGCTCGGGACCTTGCCATCGCCCAGCAGGAAGAGGGGGAAGTCGTCGGCCTGGCCTCGCTGCTGCCGGCCCATGCCGACTTCGCCGCGCTGCGAGTCGATCTGGATCGCGCGGGCGTGCCGTGCCACTTCCCGGCGCGGCCGACGCGCGCGCCGGGCCGGCTGTGGCACCTGCTAGGCGCGCTGCGGCGCTTCCGTCCCGACGTGGTATTCGCCCACGCCACCATCCCGGCGTTCTACGCGCGCGCGCTGCCGTGGCCGGCGCCGGTCGTCTACGTGATGCATTCGGCCGTCAATGATTTCGAACGGCCGCTATTCCGCTTTGCGGAGCGCATGCTATCGCGGCGCGCACGCGCAGTGGTGGCTGTGGCGCAGAGCAATATCCGCGACTATCGCGCGGCGGTGGGCAGCCATCCGGCACTGATGCTGATCCCGAACGGCGTCGACACGCGCCGCTTTGCCGCATCGGCCACCAAGGCGGTGAACGGGACGGATAGTCCCCTTGTCGTCCAGCTTGGCCGCTATGCGGCGGTAAAGAACCAGCTGCACACGGTACGTGCCTTCGCGCAGATGCTGCCAATGGTGCCCGGGGCGCGCCTCGCGCTGTACGGCGTGATCGAGGATCCCTCATACCATGCCGCCGTGCAGGCACTGGTCGATGCGCTCGGGCTGGGGGCGCAGGTCAGCGTCAACGGCCCGCGCGGCGATATCCCGCAACTGCTGGCGCTGGCGAGCGCCTTTGCCATGCCGTCGGCCTCCGAGGCGCACAGCATTGCCTTCCTGGAAGCACTGGCGACGGGCGTGCCCGTCGTGGCCAGCGCGATCCCCGCCTTTCGCTTTTCAGGCGGCTTCCCGGCAGTCCAGTTGCTCGACACGGGCGACATCGCCGCCTACGCGAACGCGCTCGCGCGGGCGGTGGCACAGCCCCGCGCCGCACGGCCGCTCGACGGCCTGACGCTGCAGGACACCGTGCGGCACTACCGCGCCATCGCGCGCACCGTGACAGGCCTCGCCTGA
- a CDS encoding oligosaccharide flippase family protein gives MNKALKIMAGLPRSWPPAHSAVWVLVQQALARGLVAVKFLLVGRMLGPEALGVAGVALLAVAIAEALSDTGLPQAVVQGRQEPAPHELSALWMALSCRGVLVGLLLAALAPFLAAQFHLAGAVPLLWMAAMLPFLRGLASPAYYVVMRERGFQQIAGVEVANACTDCAVSLACALAGVGAYSIVIGLLAGEACKSVLTWAVLRPRPLLRLRWTGIGHYIGFSRWIWAGSVVNLILNQFDKVMVGRLLGPAQLGAYQMASKLAQMLLADAGIALSQYLFPTFAARHRQQDGSALRLARRLLLLGVLLLAAAVTVLAVVAEPLFLLLLGPRWLEAVPLFRVFAVNMAIGALIALLVAYLRAVGLPRAATEASVIQVGVLLLLVPPATQHSGAIGIAWSMTVGLASAAAWMLFRIFRRA, from the coding sequence ATGAACAAGGCATTGAAGATCATGGCGGGATTGCCGCGCAGCTGGCCGCCGGCCCATTCCGCCGTCTGGGTGCTGGTCCAGCAGGCGCTGGCGCGAGGGCTGGTGGCGGTCAAGTTCCTGCTGGTCGGGCGCATGCTGGGCCCGGAGGCGCTCGGCGTCGCGGGCGTTGCGCTGCTGGCGGTGGCGATTGCCGAGGCACTCAGCGATACCGGCCTGCCGCAGGCCGTGGTGCAGGGCCGCCAGGAACCGGCGCCGCATGAATTATCGGCACTGTGGATGGCACTGAGCTGCCGCGGCGTGCTGGTAGGACTGCTGCTGGCAGCGCTCGCGCCGTTCCTCGCCGCGCAGTTCCATCTTGCCGGCGCGGTGCCGTTGTTGTGGATGGCCGCCATGCTGCCGTTCCTGCGCGGGCTGGCCTCGCCCGCCTACTACGTGGTCATGCGCGAGCGCGGCTTCCAGCAGATCGCGGGCGTGGAAGTGGCGAACGCCTGCACCGACTGCGCCGTGAGCCTTGCCTGCGCGCTGGCCGGTGTGGGTGCGTACAGCATCGTCATTGGCCTGCTGGCAGGCGAGGCATGCAAGAGCGTGCTGACGTGGGCGGTGCTGCGCCCGCGCCCGCTGCTGCGGCTGCGCTGGACCGGCATCGGGCATTACATCGGCTTCAGCCGCTGGATCTGGGCCGGCAGTGTGGTCAACCTGATCCTGAACCAGTTCGACAAGGTGATGGTGGGCAGGCTGCTCGGCCCGGCGCAACTCGGCGCGTACCAGATGGCGTCCAAGCTCGCGCAGATGCTGCTGGCCGATGCGGGCATCGCGCTGTCGCAATACCTGTTCCCGACCTTCGCCGCGCGCCATCGCCAGCAGGACGGTTCCGCGCTGCGGCTGGCGCGCCGCCTGCTCCTGCTGGGCGTGTTGCTGCTGGCTGCGGCTGTCACCGTTCTGGCCGTGGTGGCCGAACCGCTCTTCCTGCTGCTGCTCGGGCCGCGCTGGCTCGAGGCCGTGCCGCTCTTTCGCGTGTTTGCGGTCAACATGGCCATCGGCGCGCTGATCGCGTTGCTGGTGGCCTACCTGCGCGCCGTGGGTCTGCCGCGCGCGGCCACTGAGGCGTCGGTGATCCAGGTTGGCGTGCTGCTCTTGCTGGTGCCGCCGGCCACGCAGCACTCCGGCGCTATCGGTATTGCATGGTCGATGACCGTCGGGCTGGCGTCTGCGGCGGCGTGGATGCTCTTTCGCATATTCAGGAGGGCGTGA
- a CDS encoding glycosyltransferase — translation MTAMPATTSAPALLIIEPDFTGHRWRYVEWTMQAFAEAGHRCLVVTDVANRDHQLAQALAAGRHPGCELLPVALPAHAGRGAGRLSHIRFWRVFRHLHRQACATLQPALVVVPYADYFLYALPLLGSPFGPTSWLGITMRASFHHASVGVRAPRQPFVNALKALLFRAAMRCDGLHTLLSIDPTLPQWHAGRHGGAALAYLADPSPEITGACGTSPDAARLRLRLGAGPHLLVYGDVSARKGIRELVQALSGHARAPTLVVAGMQDAETRDYLQAAAPALRPQPLILDRFITEAEEADLFAACDAVWLGYKGHYGMSGVLVQAYRSGKPVIATADGLIGWFCNGRELGPVLDDLSTPAIRHALNQLWPPPATTTPHARAPGDIARAHLLARHTVAEFKRTLRCAAA, via the coding sequence ATGACCGCGATGCCGGCTACCACCTCCGCCCCTGCGCTGCTGATCATCGAGCCCGATTTCACCGGCCACCGCTGGCGCTATGTCGAATGGACCATGCAGGCCTTCGCCGAGGCCGGCCACCGCTGCCTGGTGGTGACGGACGTCGCCAACCGCGATCACCAGCTCGCGCAGGCACTGGCCGCCGGGCGCCACCCAGGTTGCGAGCTGCTGCCGGTAGCACTGCCGGCCCACGCCGGTCGTGGCGCGGGCCGGCTGTCGCATATCCGCTTCTGGCGGGTTTTCCGCCATCTGCACCGGCAAGCCTGCGCGACGCTGCAGCCGGCGTTGGTGGTGGTGCCCTACGCCGACTATTTCCTGTACGCGCTGCCGCTGCTCGGCTCGCCCTTCGGCCCGACGTCATGGCTTGGCATTACCATGCGCGCCAGTTTCCACCATGCCAGCGTGGGCGTGCGCGCGCCGCGCCAGCCGTTCGTCAACGCCTTGAAGGCGCTGCTGTTCCGCGCTGCGATGCGCTGCGATGGCCTGCACACGCTGCTGTCGATCGACCCCACCCTGCCGCAGTGGCATGCGGGGCGCCACGGCGGCGCTGCGCTCGCCTACCTCGCGGACCCGAGCCCGGAAATCACCGGCGCATGCGGCACCAGCCCCGACGCCGCGCGCTTGCGCCTGCGGCTGGGTGCCGGTCCGCACCTGCTCGTGTATGGCGACGTCAGCGCGCGCAAGGGCATCCGCGAGCTGGTGCAGGCGCTGTCCGGGCATGCGCGCGCGCCGACGCTGGTCGTCGCCGGCATGCAGGACGCCGAGACGCGTGACTACCTGCAGGCCGCCGCGCCAGCGCTCAGGCCGCAGCCGCTCATCCTGGACCGCTTCATCACCGAGGCCGAGGAGGCCGACCTCTTCGCTGCATGCGATGCGGTGTGGCTCGGCTACAAGGGCCACTACGGCATGAGCGGCGTGCTGGTGCAGGCCTATCGCAGCGGCAAGCCGGTGATCGCCACCGCGGACGGGCTGATCGGCTGGTTCTGCAACGGGCGCGAACTCGGACCCGTGCTCGACGACTTGTCGACGCCGGCCATCCGCCACGCCCTGAACCAGCTCTGGCCGCCGCCCGCCACCACGACGCCGCACGCGCGGGCGCCGGGAGACATCGCCCGCGCGCACCTGCTGGCGCGCCACACGGTCGCAGAGTTCAAGCGCACCTTGCGCTGCGCGGCCGCGTGA
- a CDS encoding acyltransferase, whose protein sequence is MIAHQQDAASSPNERLRQLDFIRGIAIIAVMGIHFFTVDTGSTLVWLVEYPLKHFGREGVTLFFTLSGFLVGGLLLREYVGTGTIDARRFIVRRMFKIWPAYYALVLFHAVAGRHPRDTFLVQNTFHLQNYLGSSIAQTWSLAVEEHFYLLLPLALLGVARWRPSPQMLLVYLAALCMLVLAGRVAAVAAGDLDGAYVYTHYRVDSLLYGVMLAVVYCLMPATYRALAARRALLLAAVAALLAWLLCVQRTVALQEGIGFTVQSIGFCALIVLVLEHSGRLRDTLAYRAVAWVGVYSYGIYLWHTVAREPGRVAIRTMLEWGWPPLLVWALATVLQFAIALVAGYVTTRLVELPFLRLREAVMPVRRAPLPAAGMAKDLEDRRGIRPTPGQQGVVD, encoded by the coding sequence ATGATTGCGCACCAGCAAGACGCGGCATCATCGCCCAACGAACGCCTGCGCCAGCTCGACTTCATCCGTGGCATCGCCATCATTGCCGTGATGGGCATCCACTTCTTCACGGTTGACACCGGCAGCACGCTGGTGTGGCTGGTCGAATATCCGCTCAAGCACTTCGGGCGCGAGGGCGTGACATTGTTCTTCACGCTGAGCGGCTTCCTGGTGGGCGGCCTGCTGCTGCGCGAGTACGTCGGCACCGGCACGATCGACGCGCGGCGTTTCATCGTGCGCCGCATGTTCAAGATCTGGCCCGCGTACTACGCGCTGGTCCTGTTCCACGCCGTGGCGGGAAGGCACCCGCGCGACACCTTCCTGGTCCAGAACACCTTTCACCTGCAGAACTACCTGGGTTCGTCCATCGCACAGACCTGGAGTCTTGCCGTGGAGGAACACTTCTACCTGCTGTTGCCGCTCGCGCTGCTCGGCGTGGCGCGCTGGCGCCCGTCGCCGCAGATGCTGCTGGTGTACCTGGCGGCGCTGTGCATGCTGGTGCTGGCCGGGCGCGTGGCGGCGGTAGCGGCTGGCGACCTCGACGGTGCCTACGTCTACACCCACTACCGCGTCGACAGCCTGCTCTATGGGGTGATGCTGGCCGTGGTCTACTGCCTGATGCCCGCCACCTACCGCGCGCTGGCCGCGCGGCGCGCCTTGCTGCTCGCAGCCGTGGCGGCGCTGCTGGCGTGGCTGCTGTGCGTGCAACGCACCGTCGCGCTACAGGAAGGCATCGGCTTTACCGTCCAGTCGATCGGCTTTTGCGCACTGATCGTGCTGGTGCTGGAGCATTCCGGCCGGCTGCGCGACACGCTCGCCTATCGTGCCGTAGCCTGGGTTGGCGTCTACTCATACGGCATCTACCTGTGGCACACGGTGGCGCGCGAGCCGGGGCGCGTTGCCATTCGCACCATGCTCGAATGGGGCTGGCCGCCACTGCTGGTGTGGGCGCTGGCAACCGTCCTGCAGTTTGCGATCGCCCTTGTGGCGGGCTACGTGACCACGCGCCTCGTCGAGCTCCCGTTCCTGCGCCTGCGCGAAGCGGTGATG